In Rana temporaria chromosome 3, aRanTem1.1, whole genome shotgun sequence, a single window of DNA contains:
- the UBE2N gene encoding ubiquitin-conjugating enzyme E2 N encodes MAGLPRRIVKETQRLMAEPVPGIKAEPDDGNARYFHVLIAGPQDSPFEGGTFKLELFLPEEYPMAAPKVRFMTKIYHPNVDKLGRICLDILKDKWSPALQIRTVLLSIQALLSAPNPDDPLANDVAEQWKTNEAQAIETAKAWTRLYANNNA; translated from the exons GAAACCCAGCGCTTAATGGCAGAACCCGTTCCTGGAATAAAAGCTGAACCAGATGATGGCAACGCACGGTATTTCCATGTTCTAATTGCAGGTCCACAGGATTCACCATTTGAAGGAGGAACATTTAAACTTGAACTATTCCTTCCTGAAGAGTACCCAATGGCAGCTCCTAAAGTACGTTTCATGACCAAAATCTATCATCCGAATGTAGACAAGTTGGGAAGAATATGTTTAGATATATTGAAAG ATAAATGGTCTCCAGCTCTGCAGATCCGTACAGTGCTTCTATCAATTCAGGCTTTGTTAAGCGCACCCAATCCAGACGATCCATTAGCAAACGATGTAGCTGAGCAGTGGAAGACAAATGAAGCCCAAGCTATAGAGACAG CCAAAGCATGGACTAGGCTATACGCCAACAATAACGCTTAA